Part of the Nitrospirota bacterium genome is shown below.
CTGAAAAACCGGTCATAGAAAAGCTTCTGAAGATTGGTGAACTCGAGATAGACAGGGAGCGGTATACTGTCTCGGTGCGTGGGAAACCGGTCAGGCTGAGCGCAACCGAATTCAAGCTGCTTGTTTTTCTTGCAGAGAGGAAAGGCAAAGTGTTCAGCCGCAACCAGCTTCTCGATGCAATATGGAGAGATGAGGCGTTTGTGGAACCAAGAACGGTGGATGTGCATGTGCGCCGGCTGCGGGCACAGATAGAGCGGGACCCCGCACATCCCAAATACATAATAACAATGCGTGGCATTGGATACGTATTCGATGAAAAGGCATGAAACGTTTTCTCTTTAAAAGGATCGCCGTCCCCTATGTGATTCTTGCGTGCCTTCTCATAATCATTCTCGAACTCTTTATATCCAAGGCAGTTAAAGACAACTATATCGACAGTCTCCAGGAAAGTCTTTACAGGCAGGCGCGGCTGATTGCCGCACAGATTCCTTCTTCCCGCGCTGACCTTGACGATTTCTGCAGGAAATACAAGGAAAAAACAGGGACACGGATCACCATTATTGACGGTTCGGGGAAGGTGCTGGGCGATTCCAATGAGCCTGCAAGAAGCATGGAAAACCATGCCGACAGACCCGAGATCAGGGATGCAGACATCAAGGATGTCGGCACATCCGTCAGATACAGCAGCACATTGAGAGAAAACCTGTTCTATCTTGCCTTGGCAGTTGACGAGAATTCAGAGAAGCTGTTTCTGCGTTTATCTCTTCCCCTTCAGCATGTTGAGGAGGCCGTGAGCGCCATCAGGATCAAAATTTTTCTTCCCTCTCTTATTGCGCTGGGGGTGGCAATTCTGATCGGGCTCTATCAGACAAGAAAAATCACCCGGTCTATTGAAGACATCACCGACTATTCAAAGGATATTGCTGCCGGGAATTTCAGCAAGAGACTCTTTAACAAAGAACAGGGAGAACTTGGCGAGCTTGGCAGAAATATCAGTGGCATGGCAGAGGAGCTGAATACCCGGTTTGTGCAGAGCAGGGAAGAGAGGCAGAAAATAGAGGCTATCCTTCAGAATATGTCTGACGGACTGCTGCTGACTGATACAAAGGGAAGAATTATTCTGAGCAATGCCGCAGTGAAAGTGCTGTTCGGTATTCCGTCGAGCATTGAAGGGAAAACCCTGCTGGAAGCTCTCAGAAAAGCAGACCTCATGGAGGTTGTCGAGCATGTATCACGCGACAAAGAGAAGATATCCTGTGAAGTCGTGATAAGCGGGCCGCAGGAGCGCTACCTAATGACCACCGCAGCCCCGTTTAGTATTAAGGGAGAACTGGCCGGGATTATTTTTACCTTTCACGATATTACACGGTTGCGCAAGCTGGAAGAAGTGCGGAAAGACTTTGTTGCCAGCGTATCGCATGAGATTAAGACCCCGATAACAGCGATTAAGGGGTTTGCCGAAACACTTCTCGAAGGCGCCCTCGATGACAGGGAGAATGCGCGGAATTTCCTCGAGACCATAAAAAACCACAGCGAACGCCTCAATACCCTTGTCAGCGATCTGCTTACCCTTTCGGGGATCGAGCTTGGCGACGTCAGGATTGAAAAAACTGCAGTCAGTCTCGACGCAACAATAGAATCCGTCTTTGCTACCCTGAAAGAAAAAGCACACCGCAAGGGGCTTAGCCTGCAGAAGGAGATCGATCCTCATTGCAGGGAGATCAGCGCGGACAGGGACCGTCTGATGCAGATTCTCCTGAATCTTGTGGACAACGGGATTAAGTTCACCGAGAAAGGCGGGGTGACGGTCAGAGTGGCGAATGAAAAGACAAAAGATGAAAGTTCAGAGGAAAAAGACCTGATCCAAATCTCCGTGGAGGACACAGGCATCGGGATACCCAGAAAACATCTTGCCCGAATGGGGGAGCGCTTCTATCGTGTTGACAGGGCACGTTCACGGGAGCTCGGGGGAACCGGTCTCGGTCTCGCAATTGTCAAACACCTTGTGAAGGCGCATGGCTGGGATATGAAGATAGAAAGTACCGAGGATTCCGGCACACAAGTAAAGATTCTCCTTCCTCCTGCGTAATTAAAAATTCACCGTTCCGTAATATTCCTGTAACATTC
Proteins encoded:
- the pnpS gene encoding two-component system histidine kinase PnpS — its product is MKRFLFKRIAVPYVILACLLIIILELFISKAVKDNYIDSLQESLYRQARLIAAQIPSSRADLDDFCRKYKEKTGTRITIIDGSGKVLGDSNEPARSMENHADRPEIRDADIKDVGTSVRYSSTLRENLFYLALAVDENSEKLFLRLSLPLQHVEEAVSAIRIKIFLPSLIALGVAILIGLYQTRKITRSIEDITDYSKDIAAGNFSKRLFNKEQGELGELGRNISGMAEELNTRFVQSREERQKIEAILQNMSDGLLLTDTKGRIILSNAAVKVLFGIPSSIEGKTLLEALRKADLMEVVEHVSRDKEKISCEVVISGPQERYLMTTAAPFSIKGELAGIIFTFHDITRLRKLEEVRKDFVASVSHEIKTPITAIKGFAETLLEGALDDRENARNFLETIKNHSERLNTLVSDLLTLSGIELGDVRIEKTAVSLDATIESVFATLKEKAHRKGLSLQKEIDPHCREISADRDRLMQILLNLVDNGIKFTEKGGVTVRVANEKTKDESSEEKDLIQISVEDTGIGIPRKHLARMGERFYRVDRARSRELGGTGLGLAIVKHLVKAHGWDMKIESTEDSGTQVKILLPPA